From a region of the Arachis ipaensis cultivar K30076 chromosome B09, Araip1.1, whole genome shotgun sequence genome:
- the LOC110266901 gene encoding zinc finger MYM-type protein 1-like, which yields MIALAVAKKGLPNIIESFPSSPKFRITKSAGNRDGCMGDKVLDRHSDETIANNRLRLKTSINAIRWLAFQACAFRGDDESPGSLNRGNFIELIKLLASCNQNVNNVVLENAPGNAQYISPGVQKVILHIFARKVRATIREEIGDSKFCIIIDEARDESKREQMSVVLRFVDKHGCVQERFFDPIHISDTCSLTLKTEISSVLSRHNLDVQNLRGQGYDGASNMRGEWNGLQALFMKDCPFAYYIHCLAHRLQLALVFAAKEVCYVHQFFSKLTLIVNIVTISPKRHDQLRVAQANNIANLIANDQIVTGS from the exons atgatagccctTGCTGTGGCCAAGAAAGGTCTTCCCAATATAATAGAGTCATTCCCCTCTTCACCTAAGTTCAggattacaaaatctgctggaaacAGGGACGGATGTATGGGGG ACAAAGTTCTTGATAGGCATAGTGATGAAACTATTGCAAATAACCGTTTAAGGTTGAAGACATCTATTAATGCTATTCGATGGCTTGCATTTCAAGCATGTGCATTTAGAGGCGATGATGAAAGTCCTGGATCTTTGAATAGGGGAAATTTTATTGAGTTAATTAAGCTTTTAGCTTCCTGTAATCAGAATGTTAATAATGTTGTCCTTGAAAATGCTCCTGGAAATGCTCAATATATATCTCCCGGTGTTCAGAAAGTTATATTGCATATCTTTGCTAGAAAAGTGCGTGCAACAATTCGAGAAGAAATTGGTGATTctaaattttgtataattattgATGAAGCAAGAGATGAGTCAAAGCGAGAACAAATGTCTGTGGTTTTGAGATTTGTAGACAAGCACGGTTGTGTTCAAGAAAGATTTTTTGATCCTATACATATTTCTGATACATGTTCTTTGACATTGAAAACAGAAATTTCATCAGTTCTTTCTCGTCATAATCTTGATGTCCAAAATCTTAGGGGACAAGGGTACGATGGAGCTAGTAATATGCGTGGTGAatggaatggattgcaagctctaTTTATGAAAGATTGTCCTTTTGCTTATTACATTCATTGTCTTGCTCATCGATTACAATTAGCACTTGTTTTTGCAGCCAAAGAAGTTTGTTATGTTCAtcaattcttttcaaaacttACACTAATTGTGAATATTGTGACTATTTCTCCTAAACGTCATGATCAGTTAAGGGTTGCTCAAGCAAATAATATTGCAAACTTAATTGCCAATGATCAAATTGTGACAggtagttga